A region of the Candidatus Bathyarchaeota archaeon genome:
ACTATTACTGTTATCTGTAGCCTAATAGCAAGAGGACTAAATTAAATTTTAAAGAAGTACCACAATACATGTCATAATGTGACAAAGAGGTGTTTATTTATAAAACTTTTAAGCAGTAACAGGTGATAGAGACTTGATGGCTATGGCTGAGGAAAAACAAAATAAAGAAAATACTTCAGTCTTTGATCCAATAAATTCGCTAACAAAATGGCACCCGCAGTTTCTAAGAGCCTTCAAAGAGTCTTCACCTTTTGTAGTAGTAGGTTCTTTATGTATTGCAGTTTCTGCATTTACACAGCAGGCTTTTCCACAGGCACAGGCATACTCTTTAGCCGCAGCAACTCTCTTCCTAATTGCGTTCGTTACATCTTTGCTTTTTAGGTTTTTTAATAGTGAAAAATTCTCTCCCTTAGATTCCATGTTAGCGGTTTCCACTTATGTTTCAACTGCAATAGCAATATTAATGCTGTTTATTGCTGTGAGTGTCTTTGGGCAGAGCATACCAACAGTTTCCGATACTGTATCTGCAATACCGCACATAATCACCGCTTTATTCTGTGGGATGCTTTCCTACCTTATGTATAAGAAAAGATATGCGCTGTACACCAAGCTAAACTCTAAATGGTTCAATTACGGCACTCAATTAGCTGTGGGTGCGCTATTTTTCTTTATGGTTACTGGTTTATTCTTTGGAATAAATGCATATTTCAAATTGATATCTGACGAAATGCAGACAATACTGGTCAGGATTGTGTCAGGGGTTTCAATACTTTTAACTTCATTGTATATTCTTCCCCTCATTGTCAGACTAGAAAAGTTTAACAAGTCAAAACCAAAAGTTTAACCGCTTATCTGCTTTTTATCCAAAAATAAGTTGATTACTGGATTCACTATAAGAAAAATCTGAAAAAATGAATCATAACAAGGCTTTATTTGCGTTTAGTTATGCACGACTAAGTTTTAACTAAGCCTATTTTTGGGTCCTTTAGTTTCTCGTAAATCTGTGGGAAGGTTTCTCTTACTGATTCCTTAAATGGCTCATAGATGATGCCGTCAATATCTGTTGGCTTATCTTTAACATTAACGTTTAGCAAACAACAAACTCTTTCTCTACCTAGTGCGCCCATGAATAAACCAAACTCAAAAACCACGTTCTGTCTAGCCCTAGTTTTTAATTTAGCCAACATCTCTGTTGTCTTATCTACGCCCATATTTCTTTTTCCTATACGCGACTCTTTGAATTCAGCAATGTCTTTGCACAGGCAACCTAAATCATCAGGAGTAGCTGTTATAAAAGCATAAGCAGTATTTTTCATTTGTTTTTCAAGTAACTCAATAATTGTGGGACTAGTCTTTCCCTTCTTAGCATCATCAAAGATTACTGCATTTAAGTGGAGTGTGTCTTTAAGATAATCTTTCAGTTCAAGTGCAGGAGTTTTTTCTCTACCATGTGCAATAAACACTATTTTCTTTTCTGTTTTGGAAATGGCTATGCACTCTGATTTCAATTCATTTACCATTAACCTACAGAGACTCAGCATTTTTTGTTGGGCGTGAAGTTTTCCGACAGTTAACTTAGAGAAGTTTTCACAATCTACTAATCTAGGAATATCTATTTTCTTCCAATCGCTATAGTATTCATCGTTTCTACCAAACACTTTGGTAATAAGAGATAGACCTTTTTCATAGACTTCATTTATCGTCTCAAGTTTAGATGGATTTAGTGCATCCTTAATTTCTCTCTCCAGCTGTATAATTTCTCTAGTATAATTACGACTAGTCATGTAAAGTCATTATCCAATATGAGTAAGGTGAATATATTTTAGTTGAATGTTAAAAGCAAAATTTGTTATAGACTATTTTCTATTTCTGAAACTGTTACTCCAAATGCTTTGATAATTATTTAATTAAACCTATCTTTCTAAGTTTAGCATCCATGTCTGTGAATTTCTCATTTACTCTTTTGTTAAACTCTTCGTAGAGAACTCCGCTTAAGTCACTAGGAGGTTCTTTTATACCCATCTGCATGAGGCAACAAACTCTTTCTCTTCCCAACGCCCCTATGAATAAGCCAAATTCAAATCCCACATTTTGTCGTGCCCTAGTGCTAAGTTGACTCTCTAGAGCTTTAACATCTTTAGCTGTCACTTTTCCATTTAATAGAATACCTTTTTCGCAGTTACAATAATCTTCAACCAAACAACCATAATCGTCAGGTGTAGCTATTATGAAGGCAAAATCTATTCGATTTTTAATTTCTTCTAAAGCCTCAATAACAGTTTTGCTTCCAAGAGTTCTCTTAAAATCTTCAAACATATCCGCATCTAAGCCTAAGTCTCTAGTAAGATGTTTTTGTAATGCATACGCAGGGGTTTCGTTTCTGCCATGGACAATAAAGATGGTCTTTTTGTGTGAGTTATCATTTTGAGTAACTATCAATCCATTTTTAGGGATTGAATTAAGAAAAAGGGGCGTTACTTCAGTGACTCCGCTAATCTTTCCCTTACTAAAAGCCAATATCAAATCTTCATTTGGTGCTTCTACTATTTTTGCCCCATTTTCAAGAAACATATCCGTGCTAAATGAGAAACCACTTTCAAAGAGTGCTATGCCTTCAATTTGAGTTGGACTTATTGATAAGCCCTGTATCCAAATTTTTCGTTTTTCATTGTATGGTTTTACAATTTCACGCATGAAAGCGTCTTCTTTAAGATTTAGTATTCTATAACCATTCAGTCTTCCATTGAAGTGATATCTTATAAAAACATGGAAGTATCTAAGCTTAGCCATGTCACTCTTTACCTGCCGTTTGGACTTAAAAGTTTTGTCACAGTCTCTTAGTCAGAAATAAGTGAAAAGAAACTACTAAGGGAGTAGAGATTGTTCAACTTCGGTAATAACCCTAGAACCTTCTTACTCAATGGCAAGGATCTGCTTTGAAGCAGTGAGCTATATGCCTTCAGAAAAAGGAAGAGCTAAGAGAACAGAGTTTTCTTTAGACTTATCTTCTAGCGCTATAACTGTTACTCCAA
Encoded here:
- a CDS encoding nucleotide-binding protein; the protein is MTSRNYTREIIQLEREIKDALNPSKLETINEVYEKGLSLITKVFGRNDEYYSDWKKIDIPRLVDCENFSKLTVGKLHAQQKMLSLCRLMVNELKSECIAISKTEKKIVFIAHGREKTPALELKDYLKDTLHLNAVIFDDAKKGKTSPTIIELLEKQMKNTAYAFITATPDDLGCLCKDIAEFKESRIGKRNMGVDKTTEMLAKLKTRARQNVVFEFGLFMGALGRERVCCLLNVNVKDKPTDIDGIIYEPFKESVRETFPQIYEKLKDPKIGLVKT
- a CDS encoding nucleotide-binding protein, with the translated sequence MAKLRYFHVFIRYHFNGRLNGYRILNLKEDAFMREIVKPYNEKRKIWIQGLSISPTQIEGIALFESGFSFSTDMFLENGAKIVEAPNEDLILAFSKGKISGVTEVTPLFLNSIPKNGLIVTQNDNSHKKTIFIVHGRNETPAYALQKHLTRDLGLDADMFEDFKRTLGSKTVIEALEEIKNRIDFAFIIATPDDYGCLVEDYCNCEKGILLNGKVTAKDVKALESQLSTRARQNVGFEFGLFIGALGRERVCCLMQMGIKEPPSDLSGVLYEEFNKRVNEKFTDMDAKLRKIGLIK